In Malus sylvestris chromosome 16, drMalSylv7.2, whole genome shotgun sequence, the following are encoded in one genomic region:
- the LOC126607173 gene encoding very-long-chain aldehyde decarbonylase GL1-3-like yields MLTLSMERFQKIQKEAPADCQQYLVQVTKYQAPKFQGNSTWIMGKWITPKEQLWAPSGTHFHEFVVPPILKFRRDCTYGDLAAMRLPADVEGLGNCEYTMDRGVVYACHAGGVVHYLEGWTHHEVGALDVDRIDLVWNVALNHGFKPVSSKPGQGHKDDSISRKE; encoded by the exons ATGCTGACTCTATCAATGGAGAGATTTCAAAAGATTCAGAAGGAAGCGCCGGCAGATTGCCAACAATACCTTGTCCAAGTAACAAAGTACCAAGCCCCAAAATTTCAAGGTAATTCA ACATGGATTATGGGGAAATGGATCACACCAAAAGAACAACTTTGGGCCCCAAGTGGAACTCATTTCCATGAGTTCGTGGTTCCACCCATCTTGAAGTTCAGAAGAGACTGCACTTATGGTGATCTTGCAGCCATGAGGTTACCTGCTGACGTTGAAGGCCTTGGCAACTGCGAG TACACGATGGACAGAGGAGTAGTCTATGCATGCCATGCGGGAGGCGTTGTTCATTACCTGGAAGGTTGGACTCACCACGAAGTAGGGGCTCTTGATGTCGACAGAATTGACCTTGTATGGAATGTTGCTCTGAATCATGGATTTAAGCCAGTTTCATCGAAGCCAG GACAAGGCCACAAGGATGATTCTATATCAAGGAAAGAGTGA